The following coding sequences are from one Clostridioides difficile ATCC 9689 = DSM 1296 window:
- a CDS encoding ImmA/IrrE family metallo-endopeptidase: protein MNNLDKLFELASQEEIIIHYTTYIAGDLEGLYINKHGIKIISLLSNLKQNSKKLTSILAEELGHHFTSLGYYVSSYNDYYTKIIIDKCENKALKWACEFLITEEDIINIINSGITCVYEMADILNVDITFFQKRLEFLSLKKQSLQLGNNKYLILTNLPYFYIFDPIS, encoded by the coding sequence ATGAATAATTTGGATAAGCTTTTTGAATTAGCTTCTCAAGAAGAGATAATAATTCATTATACCACTTATATTGCAGGTGATTTAGAAGGACTATATATAAACAAACATGGTATTAAAATTATATCATTACTCAGTAATTTAAAACAAAACTCAAAAAAATTGACATCCATCTTAGCTGAAGAACTTGGACATCATTTCACTAGCCTTGGATACTATGTATCCTCTTATAACGATTATTATACAAAAATTATTATAGATAAGTGCGAAAATAAAGCCTTAAAATGGGCTTGTGAGTTCTTAATTACTGAAGAAGATATAATAAACATAATTAACTCTGGCATCACTTGCGTTTATGAAATGGCAGACATACTTAATGTGGATATTACTTTCTTTCAAAAAAGATTAGAATTTTTATCATTAAAAAAACAGTCTTTACAACTTGGAAATAATAAATATTTAATATTAACTAATTTGCCGTATTTCTACATATTTGATCCAATTTCATAA
- a CDS encoding XRE family transcriptional regulator, translating into MFAKRLRELRKEFGLTQRELGEKVGVSQRVLGYYETENRFPDEHILNKLADVFNVSVDYLLGRTLVKENIDTVAAHRKNPHEELPEEAQEQLNDYIEFLLNKYKKK; encoded by the coding sequence ATGTTTGCCAAAAGATTAAGAGAACTTAGAAAGGAATTTGGATTGACTCAAAGAGAACTTGGAGAAAAAGTAGGCGTTTCCCAAAGAGTCTTAGGCTACTATGAAACAGAAAACAGATTTCCTGATGAACACATTTTAAATAAATTGGCTGATGTATTTAATGTATCAGTTGATTACCTTCTTGGAAGAACCTTAGTTAAGGAAAATATTGATACAGTAGCTGCACATAGAAAAAATCCACATGAAGAGTTACCTGAAGAAGCACAAGAACAACTTAATGATTATATAGAATTTTTACTAAATAAATATAAAAAAAAATAA
- a CDS encoding helix-turn-helix transcriptional regulator, with protein sequence MFKNNLKYYRKCKGMTQIQLARKAGITNDYISQIERGIKNPGLLMAKKISSILEQNIEEVFFIQL encoded by the coding sequence ATGTTTAAAAATAACTTGAAATATTATAGAAAATGCAAAGGTATGACACAAATTCAACTTGCCAGAAAGGCTGGAATTACAAATGATTATATATCTCAAATAGAAAGAGGCATAAAAAATCCTGGACTTCTTATGGCTAAGAAGATTTCCAGTATTTTAGAACAAAATATAGAAGAAGTTTTTTTTATACAGTTATAG
- a CDS encoding phage tail terminator family protein: MLKYKEILETIIEILKKNFTESIFIDDESVQGSEGSCFFVSILSVICTPVMLNTNNKDIVISIKYLPKPQSKSIRMYEVSDELNKLFNRNIKVTDRKLNITKLEQSIKKEESIYVLNFTLTLNYLDSVYEEDVVYENMEEINLNLGE, encoded by the coding sequence TTGCTTAAATACAAGGAAATATTAGAAACAATTATTGAGATTCTCAAAAAAAACTTTACTGAAAGTATTTTTATTGATGATGAAAGTGTGCAAGGCTCTGAAGGGTCTTGTTTTTTTGTAAGTATACTATCAGTTATTTGTACACCTGTAATGTTAAATACGAATAACAAAGATATTGTTATCTCTATAAAATACTTACCAAAACCACAGTCAAAGAGTATTAGAATGTATGAAGTTTCAGATGAATTAAATAAGCTATTTAACAGAAATATAAAGGTAACAGACAGAAAATTAAATATAACAAAGCTAGAACAAAGTATTAAAAAAGAAGAGTCAATTTATGTATTGAACTTTACACTTACACTAAACTATCTGGATAGTGTATATGAAGAAGATGTAGTATATGAAAATATGGAAGAAATCAATTTAAATTTAGGAGAGTGA
- a CDS encoding phage tail tube protein, giving the protein MANMEARNVMSGTWGELWLDGDKVAEVKKFQAKMEFTKEDIIIAGQMGTDTKYMGYKGKGSITLYHVSSRMHKLIGEKIKRGSEPRFVAISKLNDPDSYGAERIAVKNIAFDDLTLADWEVGVKGEIEAPFTFTEYDFLDII; this is encoded by the coding sequence ATGGCAAATATGGAAGCTAGAAATGTAATGAGTGGTACTTGGGGAGAACTTTGGCTTGATGGAGATAAAGTAGCAGAAGTAAAGAAGTTTCAAGCAAAGATGGAATTTACAAAAGAGGATATTATAATAGCAGGTCAAATGGGTACTGATACAAAGTATATGGGATATAAAGGAAAAGGTTCAATAACTCTATACCATGTTAGTTCAAGAATGCACAAGTTAATTGGAGAAAAGATAAAGAGAGGTTCTGAACCTAGATTTGTTGCTATATCTAAATTAAATGACCCAGATTCTTATGGAGCAGAAAGAATAGCAGTAAAAAATATAGCATTTGATGATTTAACTTTAGCTGATTGGGAGGTTGGAGTAAAGGGAGAGATAGAAGCTCCTTTCACATTTACTGAGTATGATTTTCTTGACATAATTTAG
- a CDS encoding phage tail assembly chaperone, whose protein sequence is MNENGLSKNINIVDLLLNADTENLERPSTIVELKRLSTIFGQEFKVMCRALTISKDEEIQNTCLKIDENMKTDIDLPEMQMLTIIEGVCDLDGKLLFKNKELMDKFKAPTPKELARKLLLPGEITNLYRILQDVMGYGKNAVIEEVKN, encoded by the coding sequence ATGAATGAAAATGGATTATCAAAAAATATAAACATAGTAGATTTACTTTTAAATGCAGATACAGAAAACTTAGAAAGACCAAGTACTATAGTTGAACTTAAGAGATTATCAACTATATTTGGGCAGGAATTTAAAGTAATGTGTAGAGCTTTAACAATAAGTAAAGATGAAGAGATACAAAATACTTGTCTTAAAATTGATGAAAATATGAAAACGGATATAGACTTACCAGAGATGCAGATGCTTACAATTATAGAAGGTGTTTGTGATTTGGATGGAAAGCTTTTATTTAAAAATAAGGAGCTAATGGATAAATTTAAGGCTCCAACACCAAAAGAATTGGCAAGAAAACTATTATTACCAGGTGAAATTACTAACTTATATAGAATCCTTCAAGATGTGATGGGTTATGGTAAAAATGCAGTAATAGAAGAGGTAAAAAACTAA
- a CDS encoding phage tail sheath subtilisin-like domain-containing protein codes for MAIGLPSINISFKELATTVKERSARGIIAMVLKDAKALGLNEIHEKEDIPVDLSAENKEYINLALMGNVNTPNKLLVYVIEGEADIQTALDFLETKEFNYLCMPKAVEADKTAIKNWIIKLRDIDKVKVKAVLGKVVGNHEGIINFTTEDVLVGEKKYSVDEFTSRVAGLIAGTPLSQSVTYTKLSDVVDIPKMTKVDAESKVNKGELILIKEAGAIRIARGVNSLTELTAEKGEMFQKIKIVDTLDIINNDIKKVIIDDYIGRVPNSYDNKCILIVAIKEYLEELEKEELIEVGSLVDIDIEAQKQYLKSKNIDISNMKEQEIREANTGSKVFLKAKIKMLDAMEDIDLSIEI; via the coding sequence ATGGCTATAGGATTACCAAGTATCAACATATCATTTAAGGAGCTAGCTACAACTGTTAAAGAACGTTCAGCTAGAGGAATAATTGCAATGGTGCTTAAAGATGCTAAGGCACTAGGTCTTAATGAAATACATGAAAAAGAGGATATACCAGTTGATTTATCTGCTGAAAATAAAGAATATATAAATTTAGCCTTGATGGGAAATGTTAACACTCCAAATAAATTATTAGTTTATGTAATAGAAGGAGAAGCAGATATTCAAACTGCATTAGATTTTTTAGAGACTAAGGAATTTAATTATCTATGTATGCCAAAAGCAGTAGAAGCTGATAAGACTGCTATAAAAAATTGGATAATTAAACTTAGAGATATAGATAAGGTTAAGGTTAAAGCTGTATTAGGAAAAGTTGTAGGAAATCATGAAGGGATAATTAATTTTACTACAGAAGATGTGTTAGTTGGAGAAAAGAAATACAGTGTTGATGAGTTTACAAGTAGGGTGGCTGGACTTATAGCAGGTACACCTTTAAGTCAATCAGTAACTTATACTAAACTTAGTGATGTAGTCGATATACCTAAGATGACGAAAGTTGATGCAGAATCAAAGGTTAATAAAGGAGAGCTTATACTTATTAAAGAAGCAGGAGCTATAAGAATTGCTAGAGGAGTAAATTCTTTAACTGAATTAACAGCAGAAAAAGGAGAAATGTTCCAGAAAATAAAAATAGTTGACACTTTAGATATTATAAATAATGACATTAAGAAAGTAATAATAGATGACTATATAGGTAGAGTTCCTAATAGTTATGATAATAAATGCATACTAATAGTGGCAATAAAGGAATACTTAGAAGAATTAGAAAAGGAAGAATTAATAGAAGTTGGTTCACTTGTAGATATAGACATAGAAGCCCAAAAACAGTATTTGAAATCTAAAAATATAGATATATCTAATATGAAAGAACAAGAAATAAGAGAAGCAAATACAGGTTCAAAAGTATTCTTAAAAGCAAAAATAAAGATGTTAGATGCTATGGAAGATATAGATTTATCAATAGAGATATAG